The Primulina eburnea isolate SZY01 chromosome 13, ASM2296580v1, whole genome shotgun sequence genome includes a region encoding these proteins:
- the LOC140809131 gene encoding uncharacterized protein: MANITKLEFEALDISGKNYLSWILDAEVHLISKNLGDTIKEANNESLQDLAKSLIFLRHHLDDGLKAEYLTVKNPQELWKDLKERFDHQRTIVLPRARYEWIHLRLQNFKSVSDYNSALFKICSKLKLCGENISDQDLLEKTFSTFHASNVLLQQQYRERGFNKYSELISCLLVAEQNNKLLMKNHQMRPTGSTPFHEENETAFPEVNVNSTQIPHYGRGRGRGRGNGQRKNYQQHDGKR; encoded by the coding sequence ATGGCAAATATTACCAAACTCGAATTCGAAGCACTGGATATCAGTGGAAAAAACTATTTGTCATGGATTTTGGATGCTGAGGTTCATCTTATTTCTAAAAATCTTGGAGATACGATAAAAGAAGCAAACAACGAATCCTTGCAGGATCTTGCAAAATCACTCATTTTCCTTCGTCACCATCTCGATGATGGATTGAAAGCCGAGTATCTCACTGTGAAAAACCCGCAAGAACTTTGGAAAGATCTTAAAGAAAGGTTTGACCATCAGAGAACTATAGTTCTCCCAAGAGCCCGTTATGAATGGATCCACCTTCGCCTGCAAAATTTCAAATCTGTAAGCGACTATAATTCTGCATTATTCAAGATTTGTTCCAAGCTCAAACTTTGTGGAGAAAATATTTCTGATCAAGATCTACTTGAAAAAACATTCTCTACTTTCCACGCATCAAATGTGCTCCTGCAGCAGCAATATCGTGAGCGTGGATTTAACAAATACTCTGAGCTTATTTCATGTCTACTAGTTGCTGAACAAAACAATAAACTACTGATGAAAAATCATCAAATGCGCCCAACCGGCTCTACACCATTTCATGAAGAAAATGAAACAGCATTCCCTGAAGTGAATGTCAACTCAACCCAAATCCCTCATTATGGAAGAGGGCGTGGACGCGGACGTGGCAATGGTCAAAGGAAAAATTATCAGCAACATGATGGAAAGAGATAG